Proteins from one Gibbsiella quercinecans genomic window:
- a CDS encoding LysR family transcriptional regulator — MENLNGFAVFVQVAETRSFVAAGRLLGVSASAVGKSVARLEEKFGARLFHRSTRSVTLTAEGAMFLERCRRILAEVEAAELELSQATAAPRGNLRISLPLVSSLVLPVLGEFMAAYPEIVLDLDFTDRLVDVVEEGFDAVVRSGEPADSRLSARRLGSFELMLVASPAYLAQHGTPQVPEDLLEHTCLHYRFPNSGKLETWPLRRAPGEPELQLPTSMICNNIETRMCFAMQGRGIACLPDFAVRTPLAEGGLRRVLPEHAQRFGTFYVLWPASKHPSPKLRALVDFLCSRVFPQSEAGVAAKARTNASPVARQD; from the coding sequence CAGGTGGCGGAAACCCGCAGCTTTGTCGCGGCCGGCCGCTTGCTTGGCGTTTCGGCTTCGGCGGTGGGTAAAAGCGTGGCGCGTCTGGAAGAGAAGTTCGGTGCGCGCCTGTTCCACCGCAGCACGCGCAGCGTCACGCTGACCGCCGAAGGCGCGATGTTCCTTGAACGCTGCCGCCGCATCCTCGCCGAGGTTGAAGCCGCGGAGCTGGAACTTTCGCAGGCTACCGCCGCGCCGCGTGGCAACCTGCGTATCAGCCTGCCGCTGGTCAGTTCGCTGGTGCTGCCGGTGCTGGGCGAATTTATGGCCGCATACCCCGAGATCGTCCTGGATTTGGACTTTACCGACCGGCTGGTGGATGTGGTCGAGGAAGGCTTTGATGCCGTCGTGCGTTCGGGAGAACCCGCCGACTCGCGGCTATCCGCACGCAGGCTGGGCAGCTTCGAGCTGATGCTGGTCGCCTCCCCCGCTTACCTGGCGCAGCACGGCACGCCGCAGGTGCCCGAAGACCTGCTCGAACACACCTGCCTGCACTACCGCTTCCCCAACAGCGGCAAGCTCGAAACCTGGCCGCTGCGCCGTGCGCCCGGCGAACCCGAATTGCAACTGCCCACGTCCATGATCTGCAACAACATCGAAACCCGTATGTGTTTCGCGATGCAGGGCCGTGGCATCGCCTGCCTGCCGGACTTTGCCGTCAGAACGCCGTTGGCCGAAGGCGGGCTGCGCCGCGTGCTGCCCGAACATGCCCAGCGTTTCGGCACCTTCTATGTGCTCTGGCCGGCCAGCAAGCACCCTTCCCCCAAGCTGCGGGCGCTGGTTGATTTCCTCTGCAGCCGGGTGTTTCCGCAATCGGAAGCCGGCGTGGCCGCAAAAGCCAGAACCAACGCATCGCCTGTGGCACGGCAAGATTGA